Proteins from a single region of Catenulispora acidiphila DSM 44928:
- a CDS encoding AfsR/SARP family transcriptional regulator, translated as MRIRLLGPVEAWGDQDRLDIGSAKSCLVLAALTIAPGHIVPWDVLVDRVWGEQLPGDPKASLYAYVARLRRTLDPAGVHILSRPGGYLCDVPPESVDLARFQQRVAELRSIEAADAGGPDTADRLTEALAWWQGTPLANLTGEWVTRTRRTLNEERLAALLLLADVQARHGRLADLAADLLAASAEYPLSEPLAGYVIRALAAAGRRAEALDYYADVRSHLVDELGEEPGAALQQLHVRLLRRDPSLADEAPPAAAASLVPRQLPSIARHFVGRRAELKALDGVLTGSQAASAVLISAISGTAGIGKTTTVVYWAHHAARQFPDGQLYVNLRGFDPTGPPMKPEEAIRGFLDVFAVPKERIPHGLDAQAALYRSLLAGRRMLVVLDNARDADHVRPLLPGSPGCLVLVTSRSRLTGLVVGHGATPITLGLLDDAEAEHLLSRYLGAERVAAEPDAVRVLIQRCARLPLALAVAAARALMDPAMPLGALAAELAAAPGQLDALDTGDPSTTARAVFSWSYLAQRPEAQRLFRLLGLHPGPDISVPAAASLTGLSTEEAAALLSELTRAHLLTEHASGRYSSHDLLRSYAAELVQTESSNAERDTAFRRMLHHYLHSSYLAGRLLDPHRKPITPAALVDGVIPESFADQMQQALRWFEAEREVLLAVIRRAAAAEPAADKTLADEPHAADVDTLTWELAWTVTDYLDRRGHWQDWLATQQVAMQAAQRLGDQAKQAHSHRLLANAYIGLVHYEAAADHLSHALDYHDRLGDLEGTANCRRSLCRVRELQGRYPEALAHAEESLRLFRATDNTIGQARALNAVGWLHILLDDPQPALEYCQSALALFQELGSTYGEAVTWDSVGSAHHRLGQTDQAIACFRRSIDLLRTVGDRHTEAETLTNLGDAQHDIGQDEAARTTWQQALEICEHLDHPDAEKVRTRLHALRPTPPQTPTSAGLPKGLGSGRQS; from the coding sequence ATGAGAATTCGCTTGCTCGGTCCGGTCGAGGCGTGGGGCGACCAGGACCGGCTGGACATCGGCTCGGCGAAATCGTGTCTGGTGCTGGCGGCCCTGACCATCGCGCCGGGGCACATCGTGCCCTGGGACGTCCTGGTCGACCGGGTCTGGGGCGAGCAGCTTCCCGGCGATCCGAAGGCCTCGCTGTACGCGTACGTCGCACGGCTGCGGCGAACGCTGGACCCGGCAGGCGTCCACATCCTGAGTCGCCCCGGCGGGTACCTGTGCGACGTGCCGCCGGAATCGGTCGATCTGGCGCGGTTCCAACAGCGGGTCGCAGAGCTGCGAAGCATCGAGGCGGCCGATGCCGGCGGGCCCGACACCGCCGATCGGCTCACCGAGGCACTCGCCTGGTGGCAGGGCACGCCGCTGGCGAACCTGACCGGCGAATGGGTCACCCGGACCCGCCGGACGCTGAACGAGGAACGCCTTGCCGCGTTGCTCCTGCTCGCCGACGTCCAGGCCCGACACGGCCGGCTCGCAGACCTCGCCGCCGACCTGCTGGCCGCATCCGCCGAGTATCCGCTGTCCGAACCGCTTGCCGGGTACGTCATCCGCGCCCTGGCAGCGGCCGGCAGGCGCGCTGAAGCGCTCGACTACTACGCCGACGTTCGCAGCCATCTGGTCGACGAGCTCGGCGAGGAGCCCGGCGCGGCGTTGCAGCAGTTGCACGTCCGGCTGCTCCGCCGCGACCCGAGCCTGGCCGACGAGGCACCACCGGCCGCGGCCGCATCGCTCGTGCCGCGTCAGCTGCCGTCAATCGCACGCCACTTCGTCGGCCGGCGCGCCGAGCTGAAGGCGCTCGACGGCGTGCTCACGGGCAGCCAAGCCGCCTCGGCGGTCCTCATCTCGGCGATCTCCGGCACGGCCGGCATCGGCAAGACGACGACCGTCGTGTATTGGGCGCACCACGCGGCGCGGCAGTTCCCGGACGGCCAGCTCTACGTGAACCTGCGTGGCTTCGACCCGACCGGACCGCCGATGAAGCCGGAGGAGGCGATCCGCGGCTTCCTCGACGTCTTCGCCGTCCCGAAAGAGCGGATTCCGCACGGCCTGGACGCCCAAGCCGCGCTGTATCGCAGCCTGCTCGCCGGGCGCCGGATGCTGGTGGTGCTCGACAACGCCCGCGACGCCGACCACGTCCGACCGCTGCTCCCCGGCTCGCCGGGCTGCCTGGTCCTGGTCACCAGCCGCAGCCGGCTCACCGGGCTGGTCGTCGGCCACGGCGCCACGCCGATCACGCTGGGTCTGCTCGACGACGCGGAGGCCGAGCACCTGCTGAGCCGCTACCTCGGAGCCGAACGCGTCGCCGCCGAACCGGACGCGGTACGTGTCCTGATTCAGCGGTGTGCCCGCCTGCCGCTGGCGTTGGCGGTCGCCGCCGCTCGGGCGCTGATGGATCCCGCGATGCCGCTGGGCGCGCTCGCCGCCGAGTTGGCCGCCGCCCCCGGACAGCTCGACGCGCTGGACACCGGCGATCCCTCGACGACAGCGCGAGCCGTGTTCTCGTGGTCGTATCTCGCGCAACGGCCTGAGGCGCAACGACTTTTCCGGCTATTGGGACTGCACCCCGGACCCGACATCTCGGTTCCGGCAGCGGCAAGTCTCACCGGACTGAGCACCGAAGAGGCAGCCGCGTTGCTCAGTGAGCTGACGCGAGCCCACCTGCTCACCGAGCACGCATCGGGTCGATACAGCAGCCACGACCTTCTCCGCTCCTACGCCGCGGAGCTTGTGCAGACAGAGAGCTCCAATGCCGAACGCGACACCGCGTTCCGTCGGATGCTGCATCACTACCTGCACAGCTCATACCTCGCCGGCCGGCTGCTGGACCCGCATCGCAAGCCGATCACCCCGGCGGCTTTGGTCGACGGAGTCATCCCCGAGTCCTTCGCCGACCAAATGCAGCAGGCGCTGCGCTGGTTCGAGGCTGAACGCGAGGTGCTGCTCGCGGTGATCCGGCGCGCGGCAGCCGCTGAGCCGGCAGCCGACAAGACGCTGGCCGACGAGCCGCACGCCGCCGACGTCGACACCCTCACCTGGGAACTCGCCTGGACGGTCACTGACTACCTCGACAGGCGCGGGCACTGGCAAGACTGGCTCGCCACCCAGCAAGTCGCGATGCAGGCAGCGCAGCGGCTTGGCGACCAAGCCAAACAGGCGCACTCCCACCGTCTTCTTGCCAACGCGTACATCGGGCTCGTCCACTACGAGGCAGCCGCCGATCATCTGAGCCACGCACTCGACTACCACGACCGCCTCGGCGATCTCGAGGGCACCGCCAACTGCCGGCGGTCGCTGTGCCGCGTCCGCGAACTCCAAGGCAGGTATCCCGAAGCACTCGCCCACGCCGAGGAATCCCTGCGCCTCTTCCGCGCCACCGACAACACCATCGGCCAAGCCCGCGCCCTGAACGCGGTCGGCTGGCTGCACATCCTGCTCGATGATCCCCAGCCCGCGCTCGAGTACTGCCAAAGCGCTCTGGCCTTGTTCCAGGAACTCGGCAGCACCTACGGGGAGGCGGTGACCTGGGACAGCGTCGGCTCAGCGCACCACCGGCTCGGACAGACGGACCAAGCCATCGCCTGCTTCCGGCGGTCCATCGACCTGCTCCGGACCGTCGGCGACCGCCACACCGAAGCCGAGACCCTCACCAATCTCGGCGACGCCCAGCACGACATCGGCCAGGACGAGGCAGCCCGCACCACCTGGCAGCAGGCGCTGGAGATCTGCGAGCACCTCGATCATCCCGACGCCGAAAAGGTGCGGACCAGGCTTCACGCCTTGCGGCCGACGCCTCCCCAAACCCCTACCTCAGCAGGGCTTCCGAAGGGGTTGGGATCGGGCCGCCAGTCCTGA
- a CDS encoding SAM-dependent methyltransferase, with protein MTGAPESSEVPRLPRIDTTVPHSARIWNYWLGGKDHYAVDREAGDQFAAVYPGIFDLARLSRYFLGRVIRHLAGEAGVRQFLDIGTGLPTADNTHEVAQRVDPAARIVYVDNDPLILAHANALLISDPRGATAYIEADLLDPETIIRQARTTLDFEEPVALILMQVLGHVSNADGDKQARAIVNGLMDALPPGSYLALNESADTNVLNAKATGLYNESGGAPYFLRDPEQIVGLFEGLELVEPGVVPIQDWRPDPNPFGSPAEVGVWGGVGRKA; from the coding sequence ATGACCGGCGCTCCCGAGTCCTCCGAGGTGCCCCGCCTCCCCAGGATCGACACGACCGTGCCGCACTCGGCGCGGATCTGGAACTACTGGCTGGGCGGCAAGGACCACTACGCGGTCGATCGCGAGGCCGGCGACCAGTTCGCCGCCGTCTATCCGGGCATCTTCGACCTGGCCCGGCTCTCCCGGTACTTCCTCGGCCGCGTCATCCGCCACCTCGCCGGCGAGGCGGGCGTCCGCCAGTTCCTGGACATCGGCACCGGCCTGCCCACCGCCGACAACACCCACGAGGTCGCGCAGCGGGTCGACCCGGCGGCGCGCATCGTCTACGTCGACAACGATCCGCTGATCCTGGCGCATGCCAATGCGCTGCTGATCAGCGACCCGCGCGGCGCCACCGCCTACATCGAGGCCGACCTCCTCGACCCCGAGACGATCATCCGGCAGGCGCGCACCACCCTGGATTTCGAGGAGCCGGTCGCGCTGATCCTGATGCAGGTGCTCGGGCACGTGTCCAACGCCGATGGGGACAAGCAGGCTCGGGCGATCGTCAACGGCCTGATGGACGCTCTGCCGCCGGGCAGCTATCTGGCGCTGAACGAAAGCGCCGACACCAACGTCCTGAACGCCAAAGCCACCGGGCTCTACAACGAGAGCGGCGGCGCCCCGTACTTCCTGCGCGACCCCGAACAGATCGTGGGATTGTTCGAGGGCTTGGAGTTGGTGGAGCCCGGCGTCGTCCCCATTCAGGACTGGCGGCCCGATCCCAACCCCTTCGGAAGCCCTGCTGAGGTAGGGGTTTGGGGAGGCGTCGGCCGCAAGGCGTGA
- a CDS encoding CHAP domain-containing protein, with protein sequence MRTNRKNFAISLLAATLLAPMASVLTAGSASATTVGATIAAVADGQIGNGSTGPCGLGSRYLGYSAPNGPTNQHNSCASPGSNSGQSQAWCADFAGWVWNEAGVTVDGTLNDLASSFYDYGQSHGTWSSTPHVGDAVYFDSSIKGGYGHVAIVTAVNSDGTFTEVGGNESSLVGSGNNWKSAPGSQVVWSDKVYDGNGNWTGGYADVKVMGFSSPVGGTTPPPPPSSTPHSGSSGLTAASNGGYTTAWKGTDGYLWLANGNGAAISSKGNPWLLGVAANTTPSMATLSDGSWVSAWQGSDGYLWLATGTGTAITAKGNPFLLGVAPGTSPSIVALPNGGWEVAWKGQDGYLWLATGSGTNITAKGNPFLLGVSGTTSPALAALPNGGFQAAWKGGDGYLWLASGSGVNITAKGNPFLLGVVNNPALVTMPDGSFETAWKGGDGYLWLASGTGATITAKGNPFLLGVSGDTSPSIAALPSGGFETAWKGGDGYLWLATGSGANITAKGNPFLLGVANNPELVTKADGSFQAAWKGGDGYLWLASGSGINITAKGNPWLLGVAS encoded by the coding sequence ATGCGCACAAACCGTAAGAACTTTGCCATCAGCCTGCTGGCCGCGACGCTGCTGGCGCCCATGGCCTCGGTACTGACCGCCGGGTCGGCCTCGGCCACGACGGTCGGCGCCACGATCGCCGCCGTCGCCGACGGGCAGATCGGCAACGGGTCGACCGGCCCGTGCGGGCTCGGGTCCCGCTATCTGGGGTACTCCGCGCCCAACGGACCGACCAACCAGCACAACAGCTGCGCCTCGCCCGGCAGCAACTCCGGCCAGTCCCAAGCGTGGTGCGCCGACTTCGCGGGCTGGGTGTGGAACGAGGCCGGCGTCACCGTCGACGGCACCCTGAACGACCTGGCCAGCAGCTTCTACGACTACGGACAGAGCCACGGCACATGGTCCTCGACCCCGCACGTCGGTGACGCGGTCTACTTCGACAGCTCCATCAAGGGCGGTTACGGCCACGTCGCGATCGTCACCGCGGTCAACAGCGACGGCACCTTCACCGAGGTCGGCGGCAACGAGAGCAGCCTGGTCGGCAGCGGCAACAACTGGAAGTCGGCGCCCGGGAGCCAGGTCGTCTGGAGCGACAAGGTCTACGACGGCAACGGCAACTGGACCGGCGGCTACGCGGACGTCAAGGTCATGGGCTTCTCCAGCCCGGTCGGCGGCACCACCCCGCCCCCGCCGCCGTCCAGCACCCCGCACAGCGGCTCCTCCGGCCTGACCGCCGCCTCCAACGGCGGATACACGACCGCGTGGAAGGGGACTGACGGCTACCTGTGGCTGGCCAACGGCAACGGCGCGGCGATCTCCTCCAAGGGCAACCCGTGGCTGCTCGGCGTCGCGGCGAACACGACTCCTTCGATGGCGACCCTGTCCGACGGCTCGTGGGTCTCCGCCTGGCAGGGCAGCGACGGCTACCTGTGGCTGGCCACCGGAACCGGCACCGCGATCACCGCCAAGGGCAACCCGTTCCTGCTCGGGGTCGCACCCGGCACCAGCCCGTCGATCGTCGCGCTGCCCAACGGCGGCTGGGAAGTGGCGTGGAAGGGTCAGGACGGCTACCTGTGGCTGGCCACCGGCTCGGGGACGAACATCACCGCCAAGGGCAATCCGTTCCTGCTCGGCGTCTCCGGCACGACCAGCCCGGCTCTGGCGGCGCTCCCCAACGGCGGCTTCCAGGCCGCGTGGAAGGGCGGGGACGGCTACCTGTGGCTCGCCTCCGGCTCCGGCGTCAACATCACCGCCAAGGGGAACCCGTTCCTGCTCGGCGTGGTCAACAATCCGGCGCTGGTGACGATGCCCGACGGCAGCTTCGAGACCGCGTGGAAGGGCGGCGACGGATACCTGTGGCTCGCCTCCGGAACCGGCGCCACGATCACCGCGAAGGGCAACCCGTTCCTGCTCGGCGTCTCCGGCGACACCAGCCCGTCCATCGCAGCACTGCCCAGCGGCGGCTTCGAGACCGCTTGGAAGGGCGGCGACGGATACCTGTGGCTGGCCACCGGTTCGGGTGCGAACATCACGGCGAAGGGGAACCCGTTCCTGCTCGGTGTGGCGAACAACCCCGAGCTCGTGACCAAGGCCGACGGCAGCTTCCAGGCCGCGTGGAAGGGCGGCGACGGCTACCTGTGGCTCGCCTCCGGCTCCGGCATCAACATCACCGCCAAGGGCAACCCGTGGCTGCTGGGCGTCGCTTCGTAA